One window of the Yamadazyma tenuis chromosome 6, complete sequence genome contains the following:
- a CDS encoding serine-type carboxypeptidase (COG:O; MEROPS:MER0001524; EggNog:ENOG503NWF4) — protein sequence MKLSVALVQLALAVVAIGFPTFEQNVFSNKHQVLLDNPQVLQEYHTLKSNFPGAEEGFGIENIEQAWKHLLHEVSVPELEKYFKKAEYAKKVSDANPFNVFATPKIDTEQFEVVSHEDHSNHQLRIKKTDPYSLGLDTVQQYVGYMDVRDVDKHFFYWFFESRNDPKSDPVVLWINGGPGCSSEGGLLFELGPSFIDVNLKPVFNPYSWNSNASVIFLDQPVGTGYSYAGNEDVATSTDAAKDVYVFLELFFQKFPQFLGNKFHVSGESYAGHYIPRIGAEIISHPERSFELSSLLIGNGYVDAYFQQSYDQKMLCGEGGIDVITEEECEQMDQYLKPCLAFQGVCEVTGSALACVPSIYYCAMAYDPLTKLNLNPYDLRRPCETEGLCYNEIDYMSDFMNLNSTKEAAGVPSDLTFGMCNHEVGKRFNDKHDGIVPFQTYIGEVLDYGIPVLHYAGDKDFVCHWLGYNAVSNTVKYKNQANFTEAEFKPWVSKSGKEIGQVRGFDKFTFLRVYDAGHMVPHDQPEVAYEMLETWLSGDYSFGY from the coding sequence aTGAAATTATCTGTTGCTTTAGTCCAATTGGCCTTAGCGGTTGTGGCAATTGGTTTTCCTACGTTTGAACAGAATGTGTTCTCCAACAAACATCAAGTGTTGTTAGATAACCCCCAAGTCTTGCAGGAATATCACACTCTCAAAAGCAACTTCCCAGGAGCCGAGGAGGGTTTTGGCATTGAAAACATTGAACAGGCGTGGAAGCATCTACTTCATGAAGTTTCTGTGCctgaattggaaaagtatTTCAAGAAGGCCGAATATGCTAAGAAAGTTTCTGATGCAAACCCCTTCAATGTTTTTGCAACCCCCAAGATTGACACtgaacaatttgaagttgtgAGTCATGAAGACCATTCAAACCACCAATTGAGAATCAAGAAAACCGATCCTTACTCCTTGGGGTTGGACACAGTTCAGCAGTATGTTGGTTATATGGATGTAAGAGATGTTGATAAACACTTCTTCTACTGGTTTTTCGAGTCGAGAAACGACCCTAAAAGTGACCCAgtggttttgtggatcaatGGAGGCCCTGGATGTTCTTCTGAAGGAGGATTGTTATTTGAATTGGGTCCTTCATTCATTGAtgtgaacttgaaaccGGTTTTCAATCCATACTCCTGGAACTCTAATGCTTCGGTAATATTTTTAGACCAACCGGTCGGGACTGGATACTCGTATGCTGGAAATGAAGATGTTGCAACTTCCACCGATGCGGCCAAGGACGTCTAtgtgtttttggaattgttcttccaaaagTTCCCACAGTTCCTCGGAAATAAGTTCCATGTTTCTGGAGAGTCTTATGCTGGACACTATATCCCCAGAATTGGAGCTGAAATCATAAGTCACCCTGAGAGATCCTTTGAGCTTTCATCTCTCTTGATTGGAAATGGTTATGTTGATGCGTATTTTCAGCAGCTGTATGACCAAAAAATGCTTTGTGGTGAAGGTGGAATCGATGTGAttacagaagaagaatgtGAACAGATGGACCAGTACTTAAAACCATGTTTGGCATTTCAAGGAGTTTGTGAGGTAACTGGAAGTGCTCTTGCTTGTGTTCCTTCGATATACTATTGTGCAATGGCTTATGATCCTTTAACCAAATTGAACTTAAATCCTTATGATTTGAGAAGACCCTGTGAAACTGAAGGACTTTGCTACAACGAAATAGACTACATGTCCGACTTCATGAATCtcaactccaccaaagaagctgCTGGTGTGCCTTCTGATTTAACTTTTGGTATGTGTAatcatgaagttggaaagAGATTTAATGACAAGCATGATGGTATTGTGCCTTTCCAAACGTACATCGGTGAAGTATTGGACTATGGAATCCCGGTTTTGCACTACGCTGGTGACAAAGATTTTGTGTGCCATTGGTTGGGATACAATGCTGTATCTAATACTGTGAAGTACAAAAATCAAGCAAATTTTACTGAAGCTGAGTTTAAACCTTGGGTTTCTAAGTCTGGGAAGGAAATTGGACAAGTTAGAGGTTTCGATAAGTTTACTTTCTTGAGAGTTTATGATGCTGGACATATGGTGCCCCACGATCAGCCTGAAGTTGCTTATGAAATGCTTGAAACTTGGTTATCTGGGGATTATTCGTTTGGATATTAA
- a CDS encoding uncharacterized protein (COG:S; EggNog:ENOG503NY68), with the protein MYNGQRDTLKPISKLRSNSSTGYQPHKQSESTSSIHPPEHLTEFYSFVSNKSNGSITPQHSPNVRDFQSSEFGSKRVTRQPSLNTFTSFTPSVMDLPNILTSKDFEASIQTYENTLKKAERFRRALLQVSEAASEFGEALENTINENPKVNNSKQVSDGLINAGSLQYIVGSNNQILSRLLEQNFQEPLKKELHRLKESYRSNHEYYQQEVKAKSRELRLKELENIRLSKLKTRNLSVYKNNLIHLTSQLDEIDRLKYDYYVDINTMIEEFNQNQLLIRTGSIIRAELELFEGIARKGWSGGGLDKLLEISPDLFAVDYEEETGTKDPDNGLGMESINEEEDTLDSTHGNNNGNQTLDIVRSDNEGVQPGASSPPASCDTDGVASQAEEDGSTETEPPSHSLSALTMDESFSLPKVNSGPLQKVDFSTENILEDVVD; encoded by the coding sequence ATGTACAACGGTCAAAGAGACACGCTAAAACCGATTAGCAAGTTGAGATCAAACTCGAGTACCGGGTACCAGCCCCATAAACAATCGGAATCCACATCTAGCATTCATCCTCCTGAGCACTTGACAGAGTTCTATTCGTTCGTGAGTAACAAGTCAAACGGGTCAATCACTCCGCAGCACAGCCCCAACGTTAGAGATTTCCAACTGCTGGAGTTCGGATCTAAACGGGTCACGAGGCAGCCATCGCTCAATACTTTCACGTCGTTCACTCCATCTGTGATGGATTTACCCAATATTCTCACGTCCAAGGACTTTGAGGCATCGATACAAACTTATGAAAACACCCTAAAGAAGGCGGAGAGGTTTCGTCGTGCATTGTTACAGGTGTCTGAAGCAGCCAGTGAATTTGGAGAAGCGTTGGAAAACACAATCAATGAAAACCCTAAAGTCAATAATTCCAAACAGGTATCGGATGGACTAATCAACGCAGGAAGTTTGCAGTATATTGTAGGCAGCAACAACCAGATCTTGAGCAGACTTTTGGAACAAAACTTTCAAGAGcccttgaagaaagaattgCATCGATTAAAAGAATCCTACCGTAGTAATCATGAATACTACCAACAAGAGGTTAAGGCCAAATCTAGGGAATTACGAttgaaagaacttgagaaTATCCGgctttccaagttgaagaccCGAAATCTATCGGTATACAAAAATAACTTGATCCACTTGACTAGTCAGCTCGATGAAATCGATCGGTTGAAATACGATTATTATGTGGACATCAACACTatgattgaagaattcaacCAGAACCAGCTTCTTATAAGGACAGGCTCAATAATCAGAGCCGAATTGGAACTCTTTGAAGGAATCGCCCGAAAAGGGTGGTCTGGTGGAGGACTTgacaaacttcttgagatTTCCCCAGATTTATTTGCAGTCGATTACGAGGAAGAAACAGGGACCAAAGACCCGGACAATGGGCTTGGAATGGAAAGCatcaacgaagaagaggataCATTAGACAGCACGCATGGCAATAATAACGGGAATCAGACCCTTGACATCGTGCGCAGTGACAACGAAGGAGTACAACCTGGGGCGAGCAGCCCACCAGCCTCGTGCGACACCGATGGTGTTGCGTCCCAAGCGGAGGAGGACGGCAGTACGGAGACCGAGCCTCCAAGTCACAGCCTACTGGCCCTAACGATGGACGAATCTTTCTCCTTACCCAAAGTGAATTCGGGACCATTACAGAAAGTAGACTTTCTGACAGAGAacattcttgaagatgtaGTAGACTGA
- the PTR2_2 gene encoding peptide transporter ptr2 (EggNog:ENOG503NVVT; COG:P) translates to MSVDLKEKPVTPPVTDDKSQTLNEESWSDNISEAEDYDFDDERNYNTNYVDELNPRGLRFPTKEESRTLRRVLGHAPTVVYLICLVELAERASYYSTQGLLTNFIQRPLPAGSTTGSVPKGPGSGDLSAGALGMGLQTATALTLLLTFLAYVVPLYGGYIADTKIGKLKAIWIGVGAGFISHVLFIIAGIPSVISSGHAIAPTILAILSLCFGTGFIKPNLLPLIMNQYRFETDVVKVLASGEKVIVDREKTLERMTLFFYWCINIGAFFQLATSYCARDVGYWLAFFVPIIMYLVLPLVLFFVGPRLIKEEVQGSVMTEFVKILRVSYQRGWIARLKSGEFWEWAKPTNMVARGVTTYRKTKAITWTDQWVLDIKQTINACKIFIYFPIYLMNDGGIGSIQTSQAGSMSLNGVPNDLFNNFNPLAIIIFIPILDYLIYPLLRKNKIDFKPVHRITLGFVIAALSQVAGAVVQHFIYKKSPCGNHASSEGCTAPISAWVEVLLYIMQAVSECFANTTSYELAYTRSPPHLKSLVMSICLFMSAISAAISQAITPALTDPHITWAFVAMAIIGVLFAVAFFLHFRNLHIEMEQERILREAAERQFSTMISHGGLENDKNLEAVTSIKSAVGK, encoded by the coding sequence ATGTCAGTAGATCTTAAAGAAAAGCCGGTTACTCCACCAGTAACCGATGATAAGTCTCAAACCTTGAACGAAGAATCTTGGTCAGACAACATCTCTGAAGCTGAAGATTATGACTTCGATGATGAGAGAAACTACAATACCAACTACGTGGATGAGTTAAACCCCAGAGGTTTAAGATTCCCCACTAAAGAAGAATCTCGTACGTTGAGAAGAGTTTTGGGCCATGCTCCTACGGTGGTGTATTTGATCTGTTTAGTGGAATTGGCTGAAAGAGCCTCCTACTACTCAACCCAAGGTTTATTAACCAACTTTATTCAAAGACCTTTACCAGCCGGTTCCACCACTGGTTCGGTGCCAAAGGGTCCAGGAAGCGGTGATCTTTCTGCCGGGGCCTTGGGAATGGGTTTACAAACTGCCACTGCCTTGACATTATTATTGACGTTTTTGGCCTATGTGGTTCCATTATACGGTGGTTATATTGCTGATACCAAGATTGGTAAGTTGAAGGCCATCTGGATTGGTGTCGGTGCTGGGTTCATTTCCCACGTTTTATTCATCATTGCTGGTATTCCAAGTGTTATTTCTAGTGGCCATGCCATTGCTCCAACCATTTTGGCTATTTTGTCCTTATGTTTTGGTACTGGTTTTATCAAGCCAAACTTGTTACCTTTGATCATGAATCAATATCGTTTCGAGACTGATGTTGTCAAGGTCTTGGCCTCTGGTGAAAAAGTCATTGTGGACAGAGAAAAGACTTTGGAAAGAATGACTTTGTTTTTCTACTGGTGTATTAATATTGGTGCCTTTTTCCAATTAGCCACCTCTTATTGTGCCAGAGATGTTGGTTACTGGTTGGCTTTCTTTGTGCCAATTATCATGTACTTGGTGTTGCCACTTGTGTTGTTCTTTGTTGGACCAAGATTAATCAAGGAAGAAGTCCAAGGTTCGGTTATGACTGAATTTGTAAAGATCTTGAGGGTTTCCTACCAAAGGGGTTGGATTGCCAGATTGAAGAGCGGTGAATTCTGGGAATGGGCCAAGCCAACCAATATGGTTGCCAGAGGTGTCACCACCTACAGAAAGACCAAGGCCATCACCTGGACTGACCAGTGGGTTTTGGATATCAAGCAAACTATTAATGCTTGTAAGATTTTCATTTATTTCCCAATCTATTTGATGAATGATGGTGGTATTGGTTCCATTCAAACTTCTCAGGCTGGTTCTATGTCTTTAAATGGAGTTCCAAAcgatttgttcaataacttTAACCCATTGGCCATTATCATTTTCATTCCTATTTTGGACTACTTGATCTACCCATTATTGagaaagaacaaaatcgaCTTTAAGCCCGTGCACAGAATCACTCTTGGTTTTGTTATCGCTGCTCTTTCACAAGTTGCTGGTGCCGTTGTTCAACATTTCATCTACAAGAAATCTCCTTGTGGAAACCATGCTTCTAGTGAGGGATGTACTGCCCCAATCTCTGCTTGGGTTGAAGTCCTCTTGTACATTATGCAAGCTGTTTCCGAATGTTTCGCCAACACCACTTCTTATGAACTTGCTTACACCAGATCTCCTCCACacttgaaatctttggtTATGTCCATTTGTTTGTTCATGTCTGCTATTTCCGCTGCCATTTCTCAAGCCATTACTCCAGCCTTGACTGACCCTCATATCACCTGGGCTTTCGTGGCCATGGCCATTATTGGTGTTTTGTTCGCCGttgccttcttcttgcaCTTCAGAAACTTGCACATTGAGATGgaacaagaaagaattCTTAGAGAAGCTGCTGAAAGACAATTTTCTACTATGATTTCCCACGGAGGACTCGAAAACGACAAAAACTTAGAAGCCGTGACTTCTATCAAGTCTGCTGTTGGTAAGTAA
- the RPL22A gene encoding 60S ribosomal protein eL22 (COG:J; EggNog:ENOG503P2WB) — MAPITSKKSKTAKKFVVDCSAPIENDVFDQEAYVKYLVEHIKVEGIVGNLGDDISVTAEGNKVVVVSNAKFSGKYLKYLTKRYLKKNQIRDWIRFVSVKQNQYKLQFYNVGEDEEEEDEE; from the exons ATGGCTCCAATC ACCTCCAAGAAATCCAAGACCGCTAAGAAGTTCGTCGTTGACTGTTCCGCTCCTATCGAAAACGATGTTTTTGACCAAGAAGCTTAcgtcaagtacttggttGAACACATTAAAGTCGAAGGTATTGTCGGAAACTTGGGTGACGACATCTCTGTTACCGCTGAAGGTAACAaggttgttgttgtttccAACGCCAAGTTCTCCGGTAAGTACTTGAAGTACTTAACCAAGAgatacttgaagaagaaccaaattAGAGACTGGATCAGATTCGTTTCCGTCAAGCAAAACCAATACAAGTTGCAATTCTACAACGTTGgtgaagacgaagaagaagaagacgaagagtAA
- the HEM1 gene encoding mitochondrial 5-aminolevulinate synthase (COG:H; BUSCO:EOG09261NLR; EggNog:ENOG503NVHY), with protein MEAITRVSMKVCPFVKSHSAQALRQISQNSSLASEARQCPFMRQALKNKQSVRPYSSATRPVNATAAPATDSKATRSTPYSFKGDQLKQVDVDLSSNENSFDYSGFMETELSNKRNDKSYRFFNNINRLANEFPKAHRTQEENKVTVWCSNDYLGMGRNGLTLAEMKRTLDKYGTGAGGTRNIAGHNRHAIRLESELATLHKHQAALVFSSCFVANDAVLSLLGQKLKDLVIFSDELNHASMIQGIRNSRAKKHVFKHNDLAHLESLLASYPKNTPKLIAFESVYSMCGSIAPIEKICDLADKYGALTFLDEVHAVGMYGPHGAGVAEHLDFASHLKAGINQPENSQTIMNRIDMITGTLGKAYGTVGGYVTGKASLIDWIRSYAPGFIFTTTLPPAVMAGSTSAIRYQRSTLQDRILQQKNTRYVKNNLNSLGIPVIPNPSHIVPVLVGNAADAKSASDLLLEKHNIYVQAINFPTVPIGQERLRITPTPGHGPELSNQLISALDSVFKELDLQRIDQWAAEGGLCGVGDPEAVPIEHIWTDAQLALKDADLHPNVVDPVIEPIGVSSGVAV; from the coding sequence ATGGAAGCCATCACCAGAGTGTCGATGAAGGTATGTCCCTTTGTCAAATCCCACTCAGCCCAGGCGTTACGCCAAATTAGTCAGAATTCTTCCTTGGCTAGCGAGGCCCGTCAATGTCCGTTCATGAGACAAGCTTTGAAAAATAAGCAATCAGTTAGACCTTATTCCAGTGCCACCAGACCTGTCAATGCCACCGCAGCACCTGCCACCGACTCCAAGGCTACCAGGTCGACTCCGTACTCATTTAAAGGTGACCAGTTGAAACAGGTGGATGTTGATTTGTCCTCCAATGAAAACAGCTTTGATTACTCTGGGTTCATGGAAACCGAGTTGTCCAACAAGAGAAACGACAAGTCATACcggtttttcaacaacatcaaccGGTTGGCCAATGAATTTCCCAAGGCCCACAGGactcaagaagaaaacaaagTAACAGTTTGGTGCTCGAACGATTATTTAGGAATGGGAAGAAATGGCCTCACTTTGGCAGAGATGAAAAGGACTTTGGATAAGTACGGAACCGGTGCTGGTGGTACCAGAAACATCGCCGGGCACAACCGTCATGCTATTCGGTTGGAATCTGAGTTGGCTACTTTGCACAAACACCAAGCAGCATTGGTTTTCTCTTCGTGTTTTGTGGCCAATGATGCGGTTTTATCATTATTAGGacagaagttgaaagacttggtgatcttCTCGGATGAGTTGAACCACGCCTCGATGATTCAGGGAATTCGAAACTCGAGAGCCAAAAAACATGTTTTTAAACATAATGATTTGGCCCATTTGGAATCATTATTGGCCTCTTACCCCAAAAACACTCCCAAATTGATTGCGTTCGAATCGGTTTACTCGATGTGTGGTTCCATCGCACCTATTGAAAAGATTTGTGATTTGGCAGACAAATATGGAGCTTTAACTTTCTTGGATGAAGTTCATGCTGTTGGTATGTACGGTCCTCATGGAGCTGGAGTGGCTGAACATTTGGATTTCGCTAGTCATTTGAAGGCCGGTATCAACCAGCCCGAAAACTCTCAGACGATTATGAACAGAATCGACATGATTACAGGTACCTTGGGTAAAGCCTATGGAACTGTTGGAGGATATGTCACTGGTAAGGCCAGTTTGATTGACTGGATCAGATCGTATGCCCCTGGGTTTATATTTACCACCACCTTGCCACCAGCGGTCATGGCTGGTAGCACATCTGCCATCAGATATCAAAGATCCACTTTACAAGATCGGATCTTGCAACAAAAGAATACTCGGTATGTCAAaaataacttgaacagTTTGGGAATCCCCGTTATTCCTAACCCATCTCATATTGTTCCTGTGTTGGTGGGTAATGCTGCCGATGCCAAAAGTGCTTCcgacttgttgttggaaaaaCACAACATCTACGTACAAGCTATTAACTTCCCCACCGTTCCTATTGGACAAGAGAGATTGAGAATTACTCCTACTCCTGGACATGGACCTGAATTATCCAACCAGTTGATCAGTGCTTTAGATTCGGTTTTTAAGGAATTGGATCTTCAAAGAATCGACCAGTGGGCCGCTGAAGGAGGTTTGTGTGGTGTGGGTGATCCTGAGGCGGTACCAATTGAACATATCTGGACTGACGCCCAATTGGCTTTGAAAGACGCCGATTTGCACCCTAATGTTGTTGATCCGGTGATTGAGCCTATTGGTGTCAGCTCTGGAGTGGCAGTTTGA
- the SPC98 gene encoding Microtubule-nucleating Tub4p (gamma-tubulin) complex component (EggNog:ENOG503NWMG; COG:Z), producing the protein MELDSKQVVRLYTTRLVNSLVPSEFGHEYTHSVTNELLNHFLKGKNNKTSTHDFNLILNEYKKIFISHSKNNEWVKFNSVISMLTQLKTVDQVKSYLVFFGTLKGINFASTDTPAGLRSSPRMSSSSSNFNVNPRSMQMRLESSPYKKSGALVMEEIIRPYYETLDESLIIQYLSYTLMGIDSKILAFIEDGDHIKVQIPQDINNSYSLLLGKIIEPALIYIKLKKVLSQAFGSGLTPIKTSFLSLIEMELNNYSMFINGLFKENHGSLIKIFNKLSPTILRLRIFYSLTNKLNLSGFEFLQSTYELTKFGDTTIKSLSDEIFSFISTEYYEILENWIIRGELMDTNNEFFIEFDSEADNIQDIIVFQPRKVPNFFVIINKNIGFKIFQIGKILIFLSKYCKELKWVNDYTLKYSKFVYDDNSGLKSMKINTINSLINQQYDELVNYMTYILHGKYEMLSHINNFKKFLLMSSGDFMDSLILKGYDLFNEPSNQLTSTQLSKILVESVNFSSIKNYNMDFKNRLDARILSLSHGNIGWQVFTIEYKIEDLPINSLLNYKDSSIEYLKMFNFLWKLKQFSYMLNMSFIESSNLKRNDLKEFFKKYNQIRKIPSGQVKSLKDLKIKFIVRAFKVISVIRFKISNFVNVTLDYLFNEIEKNYVKFTKAFYNKNSLNSTMSINPRFKALIPNADSASLPGTHLIQSNLDQLNFEDIINLNSSYTKQFNFKILDTKIAGKSGEAYIDQIYAVLETVYKFINSNQEFFFLLVEYVTLLNIDQNYNMTEIDSDLEFSEGNLKNIIDKIYLDIYQEFKSGVEALVKDLRSDLDLKELAKLF; encoded by the coding sequence ATGGAGCTCGACTCAAAGCAGGTGGTGAGACTTTACACCACGCGGCTCGTCAATTCACTAGTTCCCTCTGAGTTTGGTCATGAGTATACACACAGTGTAACAAATGAGCTTTTAAATCATTTCTTGAAGGGGAAAAACAACAAAACAAGCACTCACGacttcaatttgatcttgaatGAATACAAGAAGATATTTATCAGCCACAGCAAGAACAACGAGTGGGTAAAGTTTAACAGTGTGATAAGTATGTTGACGCAACTTAAAAcggttgatcaagtcaagAGTTATTTGGTATTTTTTGGGACTTTAAAGGGTATTAACTTTGCCAGTACAGATACGCCTGCTGGACTTCGAAGTTCTCCTCGAatgtcatcttcaagttccaattTCAACGTGAATCCTCGTTCAATGCAAATGAGACTTGAATCTTCGCCATATAAAAAGAGTGGTGCCTTGGTGATGGAGGAAATCATCAGACCATACTATGAGACGTTGGATGAGCTGCTAATAATCCAGTATTTATCGTACACGCTAATGGGTATAgactccaagatcttggcctttattgaagatggagatCATATCAAAGTTCAGATCCCCCAGGATATAAACAACAGCTATTCCTTGCTTTTGGGAAAAATCATAGAGCCTGCCTTAATTTACATCAAGCTAAAGAAGGTGTTATCTCAAGCATTTGGATCCGGGTTGACTCCAATCAAAACATCTTTCTTGTCTCTAATAGAGATGGAACTTAACAATTACTCGATGTTCATTAACGGGTTGttcaaagaaaatcatGGCTCTTTGATaaaaatcttcaataagttATCTCCGACTATTTTAAGATTAAGAATATTCTACTCCTTGACGAACAAATTGAATCTCAGTGGCTTTGAGTTTTTACAGTCCACATACGAATTAACGAAATTTGGTGACACTACTATTAAAAGCTTAAGTGATGAAATCTTCAGCTTTATTTCGACTGAATATTAtgaaattcttgaaaactGGATCATAAGAGGTGAGCTCATGGATACCAACAATGAGTTCTTCATTGAGTTTGATAGTGAGGCCGATAATattcaagatatcattGTGTTTCAACCTAGAAAGGTTCCTAACTTTtttgtcatcatcaacaagaacattgGGTTTAAGATTTTCCAAATCGGAAAGATACTAATCTTCTTGAGCAAATACTGCAAAGAGCTAAAATGGGTGAACGACTACACTCTCAAATACTCTAAGTTTGTGTATGATGATAATTCTGGGTTGAAGTCCATGAAAATCAACACAATCAACAGCTTGATCAACCAACAATACGATGAATTGGTGAACTACATGACCTACATTCTCCACGGAAAATATGAAATGTTATCCCACATAaataacttcaagaaatttCTCCTTATGTCCTCGGGGGATTTCATGGATTCTTTGATTTTAAAAGGATATGATCTCTTTAATGAGCCTTCAAATCAACTTACATCCACTCAATTATCcaaaattcttgttgagtCAGTGAACTTTTCCAGCATCAAGAACTATAATATGGATTTCAAGAATCGACTAGATGCTAGGATCTTAAGTTTGAGTCATGGAAATATCGGATGGCAAGTGTTCACTATCGAATACAAAATTGAGGACTTGCCGATTAACTCATTACTCAACTACAAAGATTCGAGTATtgagtatttgaagatgttcaactttttaTGGAAACTCAAGCAGTTCAGTTACATGCTCAATATGAGCTTCATAGAGAGCAGCAATTTGAAACGGaatgacttgaaagagTTTTTTAAGAAGTACAACCAAATACGGAAAATTCCAAGTGGACAAGTCAAGAGTCTCAAGGATCTAAAAATCAAATTCATCGTCAGAGCCTTCAAGGTGATCAGCGTTATTAGATTTAAGATCAGTAATTTTGTGAATGTTACCCTCGACTATTTGTTCAATGAAATCGAAAAGAACTATGTGAAGTTCACCAAAGCGTTCTACAATAAAAACAGCCTCAACAGCACCATGAGTATCAACCCGAGATTCAAAGCACTTATTCCCAATGCAGATCTGGCATCCTTGCCAGGGACTCATTTGATTCAAAGCAACCTTGACCAAttgaactttgaagatattaTTAACCTCAATTCAAGCTACACCAAACAGTTCAACTTTAAGATTCTTGACACAAAAATTGCTGGGAAATCAGGAGAAGCATATATTGACCAAATATATGCTGTTCTTGAGACCGTATACAAATTCATTAACAGCAATCAAGAGttcttttttcttttggtcGAGTATGTTACTTTGCTTAATATCGACCAGAATTACAATATGACCGAAATCGACAGTGACTTGGAATTCTCTGAAGGAAACCTCAAGAACATCATCGATAAAATTTACTTGGATAtttatcaagaattcaAAAGTGGTGTTGAGGCTCTCGTCAAGGATTTGCGCAGTGATTTGGACTTAAAggaattggccaagttgttttAG
- the CRC1 gene encoding carnitine transporter (EggNog:ENOG503NTYD; COG:C), translated as MEEVDSVLVDNVKSFASGGFGGICAVLTGHPFDLVKVRLQTGVYDSTLKGIKSTLVKEGLPGFYRGVVPPLIGVTPMFAVSFWGYDVGKRLISSATGLSPAQFQISHISAAGFLSAIPTTLVAAPFERVKVMMQISKEKSSMGSVIAEMYRTGGIRSIFKGSAATLARDGPGSALYFATYEYLKQALTKPGEEGLSLLNISIAGGCAGVSMWLGVFPIDTIKSTQQSSNTNTSIVQTTKNIYAKGGIKAFFPGVGPALARSFPANAATFVGVELATNFLNSVL; from the coding sequence ATGGAAGAAGTCGATAGTGTATTAGTTGACAACGTCAAATCATTTGCTTCAGGAGGATTTGGTGGTATATGTGCTGTTTTAACAGGCCACCCCTTTGATCTCGTCAAAGTCAGACTACAAACTGGCGTATACGATTCTACCTTGAAGGGTATCAAGCTGACCTTGGTCAAAGAAGGATTACCTGGTTTCTACAGAGGCGTGGTTCCTCCATTGATAGGAGTTACCCCAATGTTTGCTGTTTCTTTCTGGGGTTATGATGTGGGAAAAAGACTCATTTCTTCCGCCACGGGACTTTCTCCTGCTCAATTCCAAATCTCCCATATATCTGCTGCCGGGTTTCTTTCGGCGATTCCAACCACCTTGGTGGCAGCTCCATTTGAAAGAGTTAAAGTGATGATGCAGATTCTGAAGGAAAAGTCCTCAATGGGATCCGTGATTGCAGAAATGTACAGAACCGGTGGTATCAGGTCTATCTTCAAGGGTTCTGCCGCCACCTTGGCCAGAGATGGTCCTGGTTCGGCCTTATACTTTGCTACCTACGAGTACTTGAAGCAGGCATTAACCAAACcaggagaagaaggctTATCGTTATTGAACATTTCAATCGCCGGAGGATGTGCTGGTGTGTCTATGTGGTTGGGTGTTTTCCCCATTGATACGATCAAGTCAACTCAACAatcatcaaacacaaacacttCAATTGTCCAGACCACCAAGAATATCTACGCGAAGGGAGGTATCAAGGCATTCTTCCCAGGAGTGGGGCCAGCTTTGGCCAGATCCTTCCCGGCCAATGCTGCTACCTTTGTGGGTGTTGAACTtgccaccaacttcttgaattcGGTTCTTTGA